The Lolium perenne isolate Kyuss_39 chromosome 6, Kyuss_2.0, whole genome shotgun sequence genome segment ttaaaatttgttccaatttgaaaattgttccaatctataaaaatgttcaaatttttgaaatatttaaatttctaaaaaaacaaaaataactTTTAAATATCGGGTCTAAAAAGAATTAGCTTTTAAAAAacgtaaaaagaaaaaaaacagaaaaaagcaaaaaaaaaaaaacaaaaaaagagtcgGAATGTGTTGGGCCGGCCTAACAACCCGCCTGGGGGGGTGTGCGGCCCTTGGTccgcgccgaccaggtcggcgtatAGCGGCGCGTGCGGGTGCCGCACACCCCCCGCGACCAGGTCGGGTAGTTTGGGTCGCGACCCATTTAGCTCAGGtatgatttttttcttttttcttttttctcttcttctctttcttctgtttttttctgTTATTAATATTTTTCTATTTCAAAATCTaatattttttatgaatttttttttcaaaatatggACATTTTTAAATTCAacagttttaaaatttgaacgattttATATTTTgtatatttttcaattttttttattttaaacattttccacgtTTGAACGgttttttaatttgaacatttttcatgtttgaacaattttcaaatttaaacaatttttaaatttgaacggtttataaatttaaacatttttcatgtttgaacaattttcatgtttgaacgatttttaaatttgaacggttttcagattTTGAACGGTTTTTTATATTTAAACATTTTtttaatttaatttttttaaaatattttgtatttttggaatctgaaaaataattttttttaaaaaggaaacataaaaaacaaaagaaaaacgaaaacagaaaacagaaaaaagaaaacaggaaaaaaagaaacagaaaataagaaaaaaagaaaagaaaaatcgaAAAAGGAGGCAGCCCGCACCTAACTGGGTTGGCCCGTACCGCGCGCGCGGTGTGGGGCGCGCGGTAcacgccgacctggtcggtgtataggggtTGCCAACTTTTATACTCCGTACATTTTTTGTGGAACGGAGGAGTAGTTAGCTCGCACTGAGCTCCAAGGCCCATCTAGCTTTCTCCCCCGGAAGAAGCCCATCCGACTGCCATTCTCCAATCGGCAAACTGAATCGGGACAGCAGCCGCCGCTCCGACGCCGGCGCGCAGGGGCAAGGGCGGGACGCATCCGCGCGGCGGTGTCTGCCGGAGTAGCCACCGGCCTCTGAGCGGCATGAGAGACGTGCGGGCGCGTGGCCGTCCGTTGCTACGGGCGACCAGCAGCGCGCAGCAGCGAGGCGGAACCAGCGTCCGACGAGCGGGGGACGAAGCCGGGAAGAGCGAGGAAGCGCAGGCGGTGGTGGCGATGGACTTCTCCGTCAAGGATGTGAAGAGGTTGTGGTCGCTTGTTCGGAGGCAGGAGGCCCTGGCTGACAAGAAACGGAGGTGGTTGGAGTCGATGATTCACGCACCGGATAGCTGCAGCAGCAGGCGTCTCAAGCGACCCAAGTTCTTGGCGGATGCGTAAGTGCGCATCAgttccttatttattgccatatcAATTCTTTCTTTTTCTGGAGATTGCTCAAAGCGACAAAGACTAGtcgtttcttcctccaccactgtATGCAATCAAAAACAAATTATATTTGCTGCTTCCATGGTTTAGGGGAAGTACTTGTCTCTAGATAGTTTCATTTTTCAAAGCTTAAATATGATGCAGCTAGGTAATGCCATTTTCAAAAGATCGCGGACCTATGGCCTTTGTTTCTGAAAAATTATCTCCACCACACTGGAAACATGCCTTTTTTTTGCGCTAACAATGTAGTGACAGGAAAGGTCTAATTGGTAGCTTTCTCTGCTTATACAGGTACTTGGCTGAATCAGATATAAGGAGTGAAGAAGTAAGCCACTGGTCTTGTAAGAAAAACGACGGATTCTACATTATAGGTTCTATATCTTTTATCTGTTGGGGCAAACATGGACACATACTGATGTAAATGAAACATGCCATGGATATTAGTTGTCGAAAAGAACATGTCATGGATATTCATTTCTAGGGCTATAGAAGTTACAGGAGAACATTTAATATGCAATGTAATCAAATGAGAAACTTAGCTTCATATGGATCTTACTACACAACTCATATGTATATTCAGCTATCTGATTTTTAAAATGGGAATGATTagaacaaaggtaaagaatgctcTGTTGTTGTCTAGCTGGAATCTCTTGTATGTGGCATATCTGTGATCTGTACcatatttttctggatttttgtaCATGGTTACATTCAGTCAGTCTGGCAAAATTTCACCAGCGTTGTTCTTCTATTTATTTACTTACCATAAAACTACAAATACAAACATGTTGACATGACGTTTCACAGTAGCAACTTCTTCTGCATCAGTTCAATTGTTGAATTCATGCTTCCATAAAATACATATGGACTTAATTAAGAACCTTCTTTCAGGTGTCTTGTGAAAAAGTGAAAGCTAGTGTTGCAAAAAGTTCTACTCTGAAGAGCGATAGCTACAAACATCACTTAGTTCAGGATGGTCTCAGGCTTCTGAACTTACCAAGAGGTGAAGATGGATCACTGTGCCCAGAAAGTTTGAATATTAtgcataggacaatcaataagttAAGCAATGAAGCACTTCAATCAGTGGCTAGTATCAtaagcaacacaaagtgtagttTCATTAAGAGTAGACCGATATTAAGTCAAATAGTAACAGACCATCTTCCATGTTACTTAGCCAAGTTGGATAATGAAGATGCCGTCATGTCTCAACTGTCCAAAGTTTTGAGAAATCATTGCAGCTACCAATCTGATTCATTGAGCCTTGTCACACCTGTGTCGCCACTACTTTTGTCATCTATGAACCAAGCTTTGGATAGACTTGATAGGATTCCTGACCAAGCTCTTGTCGCAGTGAATAGGAAACTCATTGGAAAAACATGTCTGCCAAAATTCGGACATGTTCCTCGGTCCTCTAGTAGAGGGCATCTCATTGAAATGGTGAAGAAAAGATGCAAAATGACAATAAAGCAGCTTGATGAAGGTTACTTGCCAAAGAGACTAGCCAAGGCAATGTCAGTAATAAACCTATACTGGAAGCAGAAGTCGAGATCCATGGGTATTTCACAACTAGAGTTCTTTCCCTTTCCAAAAGAAACAGCATCTTTGCAAAATGATGTCCTGAATGCTCTTTGGTCGCTTCCAAACGTCAAGCATGTTGACCTGAAATTGCTGCATCCCATACTGGATCCAGATTCTAAGTTTCGAAAGATGCAATTTAGAGTAGCTTTGAGGAAGtacttgatggaatgcttgtttgAATGTGACGAAGGTGATTTGCCAGGTGAGGCCCTTCAAGCCATAGCTTTTATAAATCAGGGTTCTCGGTATAAAAGTGTTGACCTCAGTAAACAAGGGAAGTATGCAGAAGTAGATGATGTTTTGGTTGTAAGCAGTCAACTGAGAGCTTTAGCATATGATGATGCAGAAGACTGCTCAGATGATGATGGGTTGATGAGCTTAGGGAATGTCAACTGCGGTGAGGATAATGATTTCATACTCCCTCAGACCAACTATTTCAACTGCAACTCTGAGCAACATATGGACGAGCCTTGTTCTTCAAAGGATACACCAAAAGCTGCTGGTATGGACAACTGTTGTTCCGGTGAATCTACAGGAGCTACACATCATGTTCCAGAAGCTGAACATTCAGATTCAAAAGTAAAGGATGTCAGGAAACCATGTGAAAAGACCAAAAACTCCAGAGCCACTCATTATTACAGGGACGGCATTGCCTTAGAGACGGCTGTTGATATGGATCATTGGAAGAGGTCAATCTGCTCAAAGGATCTCTCCGAGATCTGTGACGGAACTTCAACAGCCGCCcacatgatcattggacaaatttTGGATAGATGGTTGATTACAGAGGATGGCTAACTGGAAGCACACAAAACATCATCTTGGAGGGGGCTTGGTTTAGAAAGTCCAGGAGGTACGTTGGTAATATCATTGTCACTTGTCTGTTCCCCATTGTATGACTCTTCTCTCAGTATGCCGAGTATAAGTTTATTGGTTTATTGTTTCCCTTTTCTAGGCACAAGAGAATCCCTGAATGTAGCTGAGAAAAACATGAAGCGTGACATTCTAGTTGACACCATGGAATACCTCTTGCCCAATTTGACGAGAAGGTTTTCTCCTTTACTGCACCTCCCTTGCACATACATTATTTTTAACTCTTTCAGAGATGAAAGTACACAAATAACAAAATGTAATACCTTGTGTTCTTGCAGTTGCATTGACAGAGTTAAGAGGCTAATGAGCTAGCAGCACCGGATCACGATCTGCAGGTGCACTATAGGGACTTGATGACTCGTTTGTGCACATTCTAACCTGCTAGCCTATAATTAGTTGGTGTCCAAATACATTATACATGTCGCCTCGAGACATTATGACCAGCAATTTCTTTGGAAATATGCTGGTTTAAATAGAAACTATTAGTGTATTATGTATTGTGAAGGCATATCTTCTTTTGATCGGTTTATTAATATCAATCAGGTGTTCTAAACATTGGCTACTCTTTCTACAATGGCAGTCAAACCTAAAAATGTTCTTAACCTTTAGGTTTTCATGAGCTATGAGCCTATAACAAATGTGTAGGTTCCAATACTCGCAACTCTGAATCTTCAAGGATATACGTCTAATTCGCCCAAGCCTCCCTCGGACAAAAGATCATTACAGCCCCAGTACGTAGTATTGCTACACCAGCATTCAAGGGTTCCTCATGATTACATATGGTGGCGTATGCTTATTCACAAATCAGATCAACCCGGCTGAAATTATCTCAACTGTACTACTCCTTCAGCTGCAGGAGGTGTAGTATTTTCTAGGAGGAAATC includes the following:
- the LOC127307187 gene encoding uncharacterized protein isoform X3 produces the protein MRDVRARGRPLLRATSSAQQRGGTSVRRAGDEAGKSEEAQAVVAMDFSVKDVKRLWSLVRRQEALADKKRRWLESMIHAPDSCSSRRLKRPKFLADAYLAESDIRSEEVSCEKVKASVAKSSTLKSDSYKHHLVQDGLRLLNLPRVNRKLIGKTCLPKFGHVPRSSSRGHLIEMVKKRCKMTIKQLDEGYLPKRLAKAMSVINLYWKQKSRSMGISQLEFFPFPKETASLQNDVLNALWSLPNVKHVDLKLLHPILDPDSKFRKMQFRVALRKYLMECLFECDEGDLPGEALQAIAFINQGSRYKSVDLSKQGKYAEVDDVLVVSSQLRALAYDDAEDCSDDDGLMSLGNVNCGEDNDFILPQTNYFNCNSEQHMDEPCSSKDTPKAAGMDNCCSGESTGATHHVPEAEHSDSKVKDVRKPCEKTKNSRATHYYRDGIALETAVDMDHWKRSICSKDLSEICDGTSTAAHMIIGQILDRWLITEDG
- the LOC127307187 gene encoding uncharacterized protein isoform X1, whose product is MRDVRARGRPLLRATSSAQQRGGTSVRRAGDEAGKSEEAQAVVAMDFSVKDVKRLWSLVRRQEALADKKRRWLESMIHAPDSCSSRRLKRPKFLADAYLAESDIRSEEVSCEKVKASVAKSSTLKSDSYKHHLVQDGLRLLNLPRGEDGSLCPESLNIMHRTINKLSNEALQSVASIISNTKCSFIKSRPILSQIVTDHLPCYLAKLDNEDAVMSQLSKVLRNHCSYQSDSLSLVTPVSPLLLSSMNQALDRLDRIPDQALVAVNRKLIGKTCLPKFGHVPRSSSRGHLIEMVKKRCKMTIKQLDEGYLPKRLAKAMSVINLYWKQKSRSMGISQLEFFPFPKETASLQNDVLNALWSLPNVKHVDLKLLHPILDPDSKFRKMQFRVALRKYLMECLFECDEGDLPGEALQAIAFINQGSRYKSVDLSKQGKYAEVDDVLVVSSQLRALAYDDAEDCSDDDGLMSLGNVNCGEDNDFILPQTNYFNCNSEQHMDEPCSSKDTPKAAGMDNCCSGESTGATHHVPEAEHSDSKVKDVRKPCEKTKNSRATHYYRDGIALETAVDMDHWKRSICSKDLSEICDGTSTAAHMIIGQILDRWLITEDG
- the LOC127307187 gene encoding uncharacterized protein isoform X2, which gives rise to MRKYLAESDIRSEEVSCEKVKASVAKSSTLKSDSYKHHLVQDGLRLLNLPRGEDGSLCPESLNIMHRTINKLSNEALQSVASIISNTKCSFIKSRPILSQIVTDHLPCYLAKLDNEDAVMSQLSKVLRNHCSYQSDSLSLVTPVSPLLLSSMNQALDRLDRIPDQALVAVNRKLIGKTCLPKFGHVPRSSSRGHLIEMVKKRCKMTIKQLDEGYLPKRLAKAMSVINLYWKQKSRSMGISQLEFFPFPKETASLQNDVLNALWSLPNVKHVDLKLLHPILDPDSKFRKMQFRVALRKYLMECLFECDEGDLPGEALQAIAFINQGSRYKSVDLSKQGKYAEVDDVLVVSSQLRALAYDDAEDCSDDDGLMSLGNVNCGEDNDFILPQTNYFNCNSEQHMDEPCSSKDTPKAAGMDNCCSGESTGATHHVPEAEHSDSKVKDVRKPCEKTKNSRATHYYRDGIALETAVDMDHWKRSICSKDLSEICDGTSTAAHMIIGQILDRWLITEDG
- the LOC127307187 gene encoding uncharacterized protein isoform X4, which codes for MHRTINKLSNEALQSVASIISNTKCSFIKSRPILSQIVTDHLPCYLAKLDNEDAVMSQLSKVLRNHCSYQSDSLSLVTPVSPLLLSSMNQALDRLDRIPDQALVAVNRKLIGKTCLPKFGHVPRSSSRGHLIEMVKKRCKMTIKQLDEGYLPKRLAKAMSVINLYWKQKSRSMGISQLEFFPFPKETASLQNDVLNALWSLPNVKHVDLKLLHPILDPDSKFRKMQFRVALRKYLMECLFECDEGDLPGEALQAIAFINQGSRYKSVDLSKQGKYAEVDDVLVVSSQLRALAYDDAEDCSDDDGLMSLGNVNCGEDNDFILPQTNYFNCNSEQHMDEPCSSKDTPKAAGMDNCCSGESTGATHHVPEAEHSDSKVKDVRKPCEKTKNSRATHYYRDGIALETAVDMDHWKRSICSKDLSEICDGTSTAAHMIIGQILDRWLITEDG